One region of Bombus affinis isolate iyBomAffi1 chromosome 3, iyBomAffi1.2, whole genome shotgun sequence genomic DNA includes:
- the LOC126914035 gene encoding uncharacterized protein DDB_G0271670-like: protein MACGISFEATATSTVLFLLVLLQAALVWDEVHGAPAKRNDILAGTEFLSVFINGAMATPPQRRRGFRRGGHTSSTGDSATAESHQHEASIYRISRNPGNKQVVPRARNTSGREEVVRFYPISHKTLENRQQNLASLIDELSTTSDISSTRLAPQSSISTTTVTSTTAQEKSPSRTNATSNSTNKAVSRQKVIGVSVTSTVEATPYKVRVEHYDNTDATVVSRPPSSIGISSKDVTKELKNGTTRPPTMRTMSSTTARTLTTTTTTTTTTTSKSPRMTTPSPSSFVTEELSNIVSESNRSEFSVDEGSLSTSWRVQSSVTPRSMNKHTPSFVEHQKEINNNNNNTNNPSGDMITLPTEENYELPEENAESKEFSEEPMEVQSERYQAQGRKAGRHFDASHYNRPGSKMYSQPSKSYKSPRPYSEPAKLYSESAKGYNEPEKIYGEPAKVYSEPAKVYSEPAKVYSEPAKVYSEPAKVYGEPEKVYSEPSKVYSEPAKVYSEPAKVYSQPAQVYSEPSKLYDSEGQPLSRERGGEPDEQNYEVDESVSVSSNGNVHGPQIMLTEPSNASEVEDGHKVGYVVEGRNYRKYRVEERTPDGFIVGEYGVVSHDDGSLRGVRYTADGTINPRLIYDALMKFLAL, encoded by the coding sequence GTACTGCTGCAGGCGGCACTGGTGTGGGACGAAGTACACGGTGCTCCAGCGAAGAGAAACGACATACTCGCGGGCACGGAATTTCTGTCAGTTTTCATAAACGGCGCCATGGCCACGCCGCCCCAACGACGTAGAGGTTTCAGACGAGGAGGACACACGTCGTCAACAGGAGATAGCGCGACAGCGGAATCGCATCAGCACGAGGCTTCGATTTACCGAATATCGCGAAATCCTGGCAATAAACAAGTCGTCCCGAGAGCACGGAACACCAGTGGCCGAGAAGAGGTCGTTCGATTTTACCCCATAAGCCACAAAACGTTAGAAAATAGGCAACAGAATCTAGCATCGTTAATCGACGAATTGAGCACCACCAGTGACATATCTTCGACGCGGCTGGCTCCTCAAAGTTCAATAAGTACGACGACGGTCACGTCGACGACAGCTCAAGAGAAATCACCATCGAGGACAAACGCAACGAGCAATTCGACGAACAAAGCAGTCAGCCGACAGAAAGTTATAGGTGTCAGTGTGACGTCCACCGTCGAAGCTACGCCGTACAAGGTCAGGGTGGAACATTACGACAATACAGATGCGACAGTCGTGTCTCGACCGCCAAGCTCCATCGGAATTTCGTCTAAAGATGTTACGAAAGAGTTGAAGAATGGCACGACAAGGCCTCCTACGATGAGGACTATGAGCTCCACGACTGCGAGAACATTGACCACGACTACtacaacgacgacgacaaccACTTCTAAATCGCCGAGAATGACGACACCGTCGCCTTCCAGCTTCGTCACTGAGGAACTTAGTAACATCGTATCAGAATCGAACAGGAGCGAATTCTCCGTTGACGAAGGCTCGCTGAGCACCAGCTGGCGAGTTCAAAGTTCGGTTACGCCTAGATCGATGAACAAGCACACTCCTTCTTTCGTTGAACATCAGAAGgagataaataataataataacaatacgaACAATCCTTCAGGGGACATGATCACCCTGCCAACAGAGGAGAACTACGAGTTGCCGGAAGAGAACGCCGAATCAAAGGAATTCAGCGAAGAACCAATGGAAGTACAATCAGAGCGCTACCAGGCCCAAGGTCGAAAGGCAGGCAGACACTTCGACGCTTCCCACTACAATCGTCCAGGCTCCAAGATGTATAGCCAGCCATCGAAGAGCTATAAGTCACCACGGCCGTACAGCGAGCCAGCTAAATTGTACAGCGAATCAGCGAAGGGCTATAACGAACCTGAGAAAATTTATGGAGAACCAGCCAAGGTGTACAGCGAGCCAGCAAAGGTTTATAGTGAACCAGCGAAAGTATATAGTGAACCAGCCAAGGTTTACAGCGAACCTGCAAAAGTCTATGGTGAACCAGAGAAAGTGTACTCGGAGCCATCGAAGGTTTACTCGGAACCAGCTAAAGTTTATTCGGAACCAGCGAAGGTTTATTCGCAACCTGCCCAAGTTTATAGCGAACCTAGCAAACTTTACGACTCAGAAGGTCAACCATTGAGTCGCGAACGTGGCGGAGAACCAGACGAACAGAATTACGAGGTGGATGAATCCGTTAGTGTGAGTAGCAATGGAAACGTCCATGGACCACAGATTATGCTTACGGAACCTTCGAACGCTTCCGAAGTGGAAGATGGTCACAAAGTGGGTTACGTGGTCGAAGGTAGGAACTACAGGAAATACAGGGTCGAAGAGAGAACTCCGGACGGTTTTATCGTTGGGGAATACGGAGTGGTGAGCCACGATGATGGTTCTTTGAGAGGTGTTCGCTATACTGCGGATGGCACCATCAATCCTCGACTCATATACGATGCACTAATGAAATTCCTCGCTTTATGA